DNA sequence from the Candidatus Palauibacter australiensis genome:
CGTGCCGCCCGCGTCGGACACGAAGCGAACGTGCTCGTCCTGGACGTATTCGGTCACCTCCAGCTCCGTGGTCGCCCTTCTGCTCCCCATGAGCCGTGTCTCCCGGAAGCGGGCGCCGACGCCTGTCCTTGTCTCCGACAGGAACTCCACGTGTTCGATGTGCGGCACGGCCTTCGAAAAGTTGGAGATGTCGGCGACGGTCGAAAAAACCGTTCCGACCGGGGCGTCGATGGTCCGGCTGAGTTCGGTGCGCGTCATGGCGGGAGGCTTTCCGGTCGATGGCCTGTCGGGTCGATGGGGGATTCCCCGGCTTGTTTCGTTCGGGCCGACGTCCTAGGTATCGGCCCCGCTCATCATACCCGTCTCCCCAGCCGACGAGCCACCGTGCAATGACCGCCTACTTCACGCCCGACACCTTCAGCTTCCTGAGCGAGTTGGCCGCGAACAACGACCGCGAGTGGTTTCTGGCCAACAAGTCGCGGTACGAGGCGGAGGTCAAGGAGCCGGCGCTCCGCTTCATCTCCGATTTCTCCATGCCCCTCGAGGAGATCAGTCCCCACTTTCGCGCCGACCCGAGGGCGAACGGCGGCTCGCTCTTCCGTATCTACCGCGACACGCGTTTCTCCCGGGACAAGAGTCCGTACAAGACCCACACCGGCATCCAGTTCCGGCACGAGGCGGGCAAGGACGCCCACGCTCCCGGCTTCTACCTGCACATCCAGCCCGGGCATTGCTTCACGGGTTGCGGCTCCTGGCGCCCCGGCGGGCCGGCGCTCCGCAAGATCCGCGCGTCCATCGACGAGGATCCGCAGGCCTGGAAGCGGGCCTCGCGCGACGCCGATTTTCGCGGGACCTTCGAGCTCTCCGGCGACTCGCTCGTCCGGGCCCCGCAGGGGTTCAGCGTGGACCATCCCCTGATCGAGGACCTGCGGCGCAAGGACTTCATCGCGGTCGTGCAACTGGGCGAAGAAGATCTGATGTCGGACGATTTCCTCGACCGGTTCAACGCCCTGTGCCGCACCGCCGCCCCGTTCCAGCGCTGGCTGTGCCGGGCGACCGGCGTCTCGTACTGAGGGCGTTCGCCGGGCAAGTCGCTCCCACGCCTGGACC
Encoded proteins:
- a CDS encoding SRPBCC family protein — encoded protein: MTRTELSRTIDAPVGTVFSTVADISNFSKAVPHIEHVEFLSETRTGVGARFRETRLMGSRRATTELEVTEYVQDEHVRFVSDAGGTVWDTTFTVEPDPDGRGTRLVMVMEARPHKLLARLATPLMKRVIAKAIDADLDAVKAYAEASG
- a CDS encoding DUF2461 domain-containing protein, yielding MTAYFTPDTFSFLSELAANNDREWFLANKSRYEAEVKEPALRFISDFSMPLEEISPHFRADPRANGGSLFRIYRDTRFSRDKSPYKTHTGIQFRHEAGKDAHAPGFYLHIQPGHCFTGCGSWRPGGPALRKIRASIDEDPQAWKRASRDADFRGTFELSGDSLVRAPQGFSVDHPLIEDLRRKDFIAVVQLGEEDLMSDDFLDRFNALCRTAAPFQRWLCRATGVSY